In one Arachis duranensis cultivar V14167 chromosome 9, aradu.V14167.gnm2.J7QH, whole genome shotgun sequence genomic region, the following are encoded:
- the LOC107467968 gene encoding mannose-specific lectin CML-2 — translation MAKPTLSLFSSIAIFLTLLNLATSQDSLSFSFNNFEQEAERNLILQGDAHIDPNVLQLTRTDSNEISVGRALYLAQVHLSDKSTNRLANLQIQFSFSLKSRGSSHPADGLAVFLAPADTTIPPGSNGGLLGLFEPANALNASANKVIAVEFDTFFDRSSNAWDPSYTHIGIDVNSIKSAKTVRWDRRDDQILNVLVTYTASSRTLAVSATYPDGKKYELSHEVDFAKELPEYVRVGFSAATGQQFQSHTLHSWSFTSVLLNTVTMENEYLVFTRGIEK, via the coding sequence ATGGCCAAGCCaaccctctctctcttttcctcCATAGCCATCTTCCTCACGCTACTAAACCTAGCAACCTCGCAAGATTCACTTTCCTTCAGCTTCAATAACTTCGAACAAGAAGCTGAAAGAAACCTAATcttgcaaggagatgcacacaTTGACCCAAATGTACTGCAACTCACTAGAACCGACAGCAATGAAATCAGTGTTGGGAGAGCCTTGTACTTAGCACAAGTGCACCTATCGGATAAAAGTACAAACAGACTCGCAAACCTTCAAATCCAATTCAGTTTTTCCCTTAAGTCACGGGGCTCGTCCCACCCGGCGGACGGCCTTGCCGTCTTCCTGGCGCCGGCGGACACCACCATACCGCCCGGTTCAAACGGAGGGCTTTTAGGGCTCTTTGAACCTGCCAATGCCCTAAACGCCTCCGCAAACAAAGTCATCGCAGTCGAATTCGACACCTTTTTTGACAGAAGTTCAAATGCCTGGGATCCAAGTTACACACACATTGGAATCGATGTGAATTCCATTAAGTCTGCGAAGACTGTGAGATGGGATAGAAGAGACGATCAAATCCTTAATGTTCTTGTGACATACACTGCTTCTAGTCGAACCCTGGCAGTGTCTGCTACCTACCCTGATGGTAAAAAGTACGAGCTCTCTCATGAGGTCGACTTCGCCAAAGAGCTTCCGGAATATGTTAGGGTTGGATTCTCAGCCGCTACTGGACAACAATTCCAATCACACACTCTTCACTCGTGGTCTTTCACTTCAGTGTTGCTTAATACTGTGACCATGGAGAATGAGTACCTTGTGTTTACACGAGGAATTGAGAAATAA